One region of Drosophila teissieri strain GT53w chromosome 2L, Prin_Dtei_1.1, whole genome shotgun sequence genomic DNA includes:
- the LOC122626801 gene encoding uncharacterized protein LOC122626801 isoform X7: MTFTRLKTLSLLVCALLALSFPGYVSGAGNSKKGSQPVAPPEPEAVIEEVNAKQLEKLLADKDYVAVFWYARSCVTCDKVLAELEKIDDDTDSFGVDFVKINDKRLAKQYGIKNFPALTYFREKEPIIYDGDLMDEEGVLDFLTSLEAMDLPDRIEEVNAKILQKIIEDTDFVAVLFCPDHETCPPRVMDKQQCRKCAKALQELENIDDEADQLGIGFVKIHDEALADEYNLGNLPALVYYRHQTPIIYEGELQREEDVLEWLVQNKSTGDEDDVIEDVTSKTLSTLISNIDNLVVLFYDHGNDDSMTVLEELEQIDDDCDKHGIQFVKIDDTKAAADYGIDSIPAIVYFEKEIPNVYDGDLMDEEQILKWLLGQLERDEIEDVTDEMLDTMIKEGRVIAVLFYDNNDKKSQKVLEELENIDDECDALGITFVKIDNPEEAVEYGINKVPKLIYFEKGIPTIYEGNLEDEEKLLKWLTDQTSSDQIEDITDEMLDLIIEKMPHVAVLFYDKDQKKSQKILAELENIDDECDQNDIAFVKIDDDKEAKEWGIDEIPSIVLFERGIPHIYEGDLMKEDELLGWLVHQKRYSEIPEVTDEMKDKLVENTEHLAVIFYDKDDKQDMRILNELENIDDELEKEGIVIVRIDNAAEAKEYGLDHLPALIYFENKIPALYEGDLMNEDEVLEWLLVQKKTATIEEVTDEILVNLINEHEYVVVFFTGPCEPGETCEHTLNALESIDDELDEAGIIFVTTEDTGIAKKYNVKTYPRLVFFRNRDPLHFTGDLDDEDEVLAWITDDETLEIPGKIEEVNVKMLDKILAENDHVVVFFYAEGDKKAQKILNELENIDDECEEKDIDFVKTSDDDIDKEYDLPGLPALAFYRHKFRTIYTGDLMKEEEILEWVIDLHESTADVIESVDRKTLQVLINDVEHLAVFFYDDECESCSDILEELENIDDDTDKHGIQFVKSNDVKLAHEIGIFAFPALVYYETGVPIMYDGNLKNENRVLQWLVNQKSNDDDDSNEKIVKLRYPKESDEDKRERLKRLQNSIRNERLHKKRPDTDDDENGDNEDETGEKGTERADEDEDDGDGKNGDDGDDEDNNNADEEDDEEDDDDEEDDDEDDNNDDENDEENIKKEEDEEEDNDGDEDDGEDDDGEEDDKDEDDAEDNNDDDKDKDYAEDNIDDDEADKEDNNDDNEDDEEDNNKDDDDDEEDNNKDDDDEEEDNNKDDDDDEDDNDEGDNNGDDEDDEENDEDENDKEEDEDDNDNEDNKGQNDEDEDDGDEDDDDDDKTDNEDEYDNGDDKNTDDADATGEDDNENDEEEKDIKSKPKYRHTAKGRTIHRLADLCSGRLIDEIDDECFYVGLGHDGHSAKRGNNFVPNDYKPFQCCPTKLEKSTKVPKMTAQRIGHSEGDQGKRPSGGNFQFAGQASSKSATKPAATKKQAKLSKDTDNDDEDDEDKPLVKVSYANKRSGGSNKPQAGKKPVAKSQGNDDQSQEVEKVSKQKSSKKSGKLNVKSGINFFQNRLKNLYDIIFQDISLWE, encoded by the exons ATGACTTTCACCCGCCTCAAGACTCTCTCGCTCCTCGTGTGTGCTCTGCTGGCCCTGAGTTTTCCCGGATATGTGAGTGGCGCAGGCAACAGCAAGAAGGGCTCGCAGCCAGTGGCGCCTCCGGAACCGGAGGCCGTCATCGAGGAGGTCAATGCcaagcagctggagaagctcCTGGCCGACAAGGATTACGTGGCCGTTTTTTGGT ATGCGCGAAGCTGCGTGACCTGTGATAAGGTTTTAGCGGAGCTCGAGAAAATCGACGATGACACCGACTCCTTCGGTGTGGACTTTGTAAAAATCAACGACAAACGACTAGCCAAACAGTATGGCATCAAGAACTTCCCCGCCCTCACCTACTTTAG GGAGAAGGAGCCCATCATATATGATGGCGATCTTATGGACGAGGAAGGAGTGCTCGATTTCCTCACCTCCTTGGAGGCCATGGACTTGCCCGATCGCATCGAGGAGGTCAATGCCAAGATATTGCAGAAGATTATCGAGGACACCGACTTTGTAGCCGTTCTATTCT GTCCAGATCATGAAACATGCCCGCCCAGGGTTATGG ACAAACAGCAATGCCGCAAGTGCGCCAAGGCCTTGCAGGAGCTGGAGAATATTGACGACGAAGCTGACCAGCTGGGCATCGGGTTTGTGAAGATACACGACGAGGCTTTGGCCGACGAATACAATCTAGGCAACCTGCCAGCCTTGGTCTATTACCGCCACCAAACTCCAATCATATACGAAG GTGAACTTCAGCGAGAGGAGGACGTCTTGGAATGGTTGGTGCAAAATAAGTCGACGGGCGATGAAGATGATGTGATTGAAGACGTCACTTCGAAGACTCTGTCTACGCTGATCAGCAATATCGACAACCTGGTCGTGCTATTTT ATGATCATGGAAACGACGATTCGATGACTGTGTTGGAGGAGTTAGAGCAAATCGACGACGACTGCGACAAGCATGGCATTCAGTTTGTAAAAATCGATGATACCAAGGCTGCAGCCGATTACGGAATCGATTCG ATTCCGGCCATTGTTTACTTTGAAAAAGAAATTCCGAATGTGTACGACGGCGATCTCATGGACGAGGAGCAGATTCTGAAATGGTTGCTGGGACAGTTGGAACGGGATGAGATCGAGGACGTCACCGACGAAATGCTCGATACAATGATCAAAGAAGGACGCGTCATTGCCGTGCTGTTCT ACGACAACAACGACAAGAAGTCCCAGAAAGTACTCGAGGAGCTGGAAAACATTGACGACGAGTGCGACGCATTGGGCATTACTTTCGTGAAGATCGACAATCCCGAGGAGGCCGTTGAATATGGCATCAATAAAGTTCCTAAACTGATATACTTTGAAAAAGGCATTCCAACTATTTACGAGGGCAATCTGGAGGACGAGGAGAAGCTTCTAAAATGGCTAACAGACCAAACGAGTTCCGATCAAATCGAGGACATCACCGACGAAATGTTGGATTTAATTATTGAGAAAATGCCCCATGTTGCTGTTCTTTTCT acGACAAAGACCAAAAAAAGTCACAGAAGATCCTCGCAGAACTGGAAAACATCGACGATGAGTGCGATCAGAACGATATCGCCTTTGTCAAGATAGATGATGACAAGGAGGCAAAAGAATGGGGTATCGATGAGATACCATCGATTGTACTCTTTGAACGTGGAATTCCACACATCTACGAGGGTGATCTGATGAAAGAAGACGAACTGCTTGGCTGGTTGGTGCACCAGAAGCGCTATTCCGAAATTCCCGAGGTCACCGATGAGATGAAGGACAAGTTGGTCGAGAACACCGAGCACTTAGCGGTTATATTCT ACGACAAGGACGATAAGCAGGATATGCGCATCCTAAACGAACTGGAGAACATTGATGATGAACTGGAGAAGGAGGGCATTGTCATCGTCCGCATTGATAACGCTGCTGAAGCCAAGGAATACGGTCTCGATCATTTGCCGGCCCTTATCTACTTCGAAAACAAGATCCCGGCTCTTTATGAAGGCGATCTGATGAACGAGGATGAGGTGCTCGAGTGGCTTCTTGTCCAGAAAAAGACAGCTACTATCGAGGAGGTTACCGACGAGATCCTAGTCAATCTGATCAACGAACACGAATATGTCGTCGTCTTCTTCACGGGTCCCTGCGAACCCGGAGAGACCTGTGAGCACACTCTGAACGCCCTGGAAAGCATCGACGATGAATTGGATGAAGCTGGCATCATTTTTGTTACCACTGAGGATACCGGAATAGCTAAGAAATACAATGTCAAGACCTATCCACGCCTGGTTTTCTTTAGAAACCGTGATCCACTCCATTTCACCGGAGATCtagacgacgaggacgaggtgTTGGCCTGGATAACTGACGACGAGACCCTGGAAATTCCCGGAAAAATTGAGGAGGTCAATGTGAAGATGCTGGATAAGATCTTGGCTGAAAACGATCACGTCGTCGTATTCTTCT ACGCTGAGGGCGATAAGAAAGCACAGAAGATCCTCAACGAACTGGAGAACATCGATGACGAATGCGAGGAAAAAGACATTGACTTTGTAAAGACATCCGACGATGATATTGATAAGGAGTACGACCTGCCCGGTCTGCCGGCACTTGCATTTTATAGACATAAGTTTAGAACAATTTACACCG GTGACCTGATGAAGGAAGAGGAAATTCTTGAGTGGGTTATTGATTTGCACGAGTCTACTGCTGATGTCATTGAATCTGTCGATCGTAAAACCTTGCAAGTGCTGATCAACGATGTTGAGCACCTGGCTGTGTTCTTCT ATGACGATGAATGCGAATCGTGTTCTGACATCTTGGAGGAGTTGGAAAACATCGACGATGACACCGACAAGCACGGAATACAATTTGTCAAATCCAATGATGTTAAGCTGGCTCATGAAAttggcatttttgcatttccagCTTTGGTCTACTACGAGACCGGCGTCCCGATTATGTATGATG GTAAtctcaaaaatgaaaatcgtgtGCTGCAGTGGTTAGTCAATCAAAAGA GCAATGATGACGACGACAGTAAtgaaaaaattgtaaaattgcgCTATCCCAAAGAAAGCGATGAGGATAAACGAGAAAGATTAAAGCGTCTGCAGAATTCGATTCGCAATGAAAGATTACATAAGAAAAGACCGGACACTGATGATGACGAAAATGGGGATAACGAAGATGAAACAGGGGAGAAAGGTACTGAAAGGGCTGACGAAGACGAGGATGATGGAGATGGTAAAAATGGGGACGACGGGGATGACgaagataataataatgcgGACGAAGAGGATGACgaagaagatgatgatgacgaagAAGACGATGATGAAGATGACAATAACGACGACGAGAATGACGAAGAGAACATTAAAAAAGAGgaagatgaagaagaagataATGATGGCGACGAGGATGACGGGGAAGATGATGACGGGGAAGAGGACGACAAGGACGAGGATGACGCAGAAGATAATAACGATGACGACAAGGACAAGGATTACGCAGAAGATAATATTGATGATGACGAGGCTGACAAAGAAGATAATAATGATGACAACGAGGATGACGAAGAAGATAATAATaaggacgacgacgatgacgaagAAGATAATAATaaggacgacgacgatgaaGAAGAAGATAATAATaaggacgacgacgatgacgaagATGACAATGACGAAGGGGATAATAATGGAgatgacgaggacgacgaagaGAACGATGAAGATGAGAATGACAAGGAAGAAGATGAGGACGACAATGACAACGAAGATAATAAGGGACAGAatgatgaggacgaggatgacgGGGACGaagacgacgatgacgatgacaaAACAGACAATGAGGACGAGTATGATAACGGGGACGACAAGAATACAGATGACGCGGACGCAACAGGGGAGGACGACAATGAGAACGACGAAGAAGAAAAGGATATTAAGAGCAAACCAAAATATAGGCATACGGCCAAAGGTAGAACGATACACCGCCTTGCTGACCTTTGCTCAGGTCGGCTTATAGATGAAATAG ATGACGAATGTTTCTATGTTGGATTGGGTCATGACGGCCATTCAGCTAAGCGCGGCAACAATTTCGTGCCCAACGATTATAAACCATTCCAATGCTGTCCAACCAAATTGGAGAAGTCAACGAAAGTTCCTAAAATGACGGCCCAGAGAATCGGGCATAGCGAAGGTGATCAGGGTAAGCGTCCAAGCGGTGGCAACTTCCAGTTCGCCGGCCAGGCGTCCAGCAAATCGGCAACAAAGCCGGCGGCCACCAAGAAGCAGGCCAAGCTCTCCAAGGACACCGATAACgacgatgaggacgacgaggacaaGCCTCTGGTCAAGGTTTCCTATGCCAATAAGCGCTCGGGAGGAAGCAACAAGCCGCAGGCTGGCAAGAAGCCGGTAGCCAAGAGCCAGGGCAACGACGACCAGTCTCAGGAGGTGGAGAAGGTATCCAAGCAGAAGTCGTCAAAGAAGTCCGGCAAGCTGAATGTCAAATCCG GcataaattttttccaaaatcGACTAAAAAATTTGTATGATATCATTTTTCAGGATATCTCTCTGTGGGAGTAA
- the LOC122626801 gene encoding uncharacterized protein LOC122626801 isoform X5 has product MTFTRLKTLSLLVCALLALSFPGYVSGAGNSKKGSQPVAPPEPEAVIEEVNAKQLEKLLADKDYVAVFWYARSCVTCDKVLAELEKIDDDTDSFGVDFVKINDKRLAKQYGIKNFPALTYFREKEPIIYDGDLMDEEGVLDFLTSLEAMDLPDRIEEVNAKILQKIIEDTDFVAVLFCPDHETCPPRVMDKQQCRKCAKALQELENIDDEADQLGIGFVKIHDEALADEYNLGNLPALVYYRHQTPIIYEGELQREEDVLEWLVQNKSTGDEDDVIEDVTSKTLSTLISNIDNLVVLFYDHGNDDSMTVLEELEQIDDDCDKHGIQFVKIDDTKAAADYGIDSIPAIVYFEKEIPNVYDGDLMDEEQILKWLLGQLERDEIEDVTDEMLDTMIKEGRVIAVLFYDNNDKKSQKVLEELENIDDECDALGITFVKIDNPEEAVEYGINKVPKLIYFEKGIPTIYEGNLEDEEKLLKWLTDQTSSDQIEDITDEMLDLIIEKMPHVAVLFYDKDQKKSQKILAELENIDDECDQNDIAFVKIDDDKEAKEWGIDEIPSIVLFERGIPHIYEGDLMKEDELLGWLVHQKRYSEIPEVTDEMKDKLVENTEHLAVIFYDKDDKQDMRILNELENIDDELEKEGIVIVRIDNAAEAKEYGLDHLPALIYFENKIPALYEGDLMNEDEVLEWLLVQKKTATIEEVTDEILVNLINEHEYVVVFFTGPCEPGETCEHTLNALESIDDELDEAGIIFVTTEDTGIAKKYNVKTYPRLVFFRNRDPLHFTGDLDDEDEVLAWITDDETLEIPGKIEEVNVKMLDKILAENDHVVVFFYAEGDKKAQKILNELENIDDECEEKDIDFVKTSDDDIDKEYDLPGLPALAFYRHKFRTIYTGDLMKEEEILEWVIDLHESTADVIESVDRKTLQVLINDVEHLAVFFYDDECESCSDILEELENIDDDTDKHGIQFVKSNDVKLAHEIGIFAFPALVYYETGVPIMYDGNLKNENRVLQWLVNQKSNDDDDSNEKIVKLRYPKESDEDKRERLKRLQNSIRNERLHKKRPDTDDDENGDNEDETGEKGTERADEDEDDGDGKNGDDGDDEDNNNADEEDDEEDDDDEEDDDEDDNNDDENDEENIKKEEDEEEDNDGDEDDGEDDDGEEDDKDEDDAEDNNDDDKDKDYAEDNIDDDEADKEDNNDDNEDDEEDNNKDDDDDEEDNNKDDDDEEEDNNKDDDDDEDDNDEGDNNGDDEDDEENDEDENDKEEDEDDNDNEDNKGQNDEDEDDGDEDDDDDDKTDNEDEYDNGDDKNTDDADATGEDDNENDEEEKDIKSKPKYRHTAKGRTIHRLADLCSGRLIDEIDLGKRNSNKKAFNQDDECFYVGLGHDGHSAKRGNNFVPNDYKPFQCCPTKLEKSTKVPKMTAQRIGHSEGDQGKRPSGGNFQFAGQASSKSATKPAATKKQAKLSKDTDNDDEDDEDKPLVKVSYANKRSGGSNKPQAGKKPVAKSQGNDDQSQEVEKVSKQKSSKKSGKLNVKSGINFFQNRLKNLYDIIFQDISLWE; this is encoded by the exons ATGACTTTCACCCGCCTCAAGACTCTCTCGCTCCTCGTGTGTGCTCTGCTGGCCCTGAGTTTTCCCGGATATGTGAGTGGCGCAGGCAACAGCAAGAAGGGCTCGCAGCCAGTGGCGCCTCCGGAACCGGAGGCCGTCATCGAGGAGGTCAATGCcaagcagctggagaagctcCTGGCCGACAAGGATTACGTGGCCGTTTTTTGGT ATGCGCGAAGCTGCGTGACCTGTGATAAGGTTTTAGCGGAGCTCGAGAAAATCGACGATGACACCGACTCCTTCGGTGTGGACTTTGTAAAAATCAACGACAAACGACTAGCCAAACAGTATGGCATCAAGAACTTCCCCGCCCTCACCTACTTTAG GGAGAAGGAGCCCATCATATATGATGGCGATCTTATGGACGAGGAAGGAGTGCTCGATTTCCTCACCTCCTTGGAGGCCATGGACTTGCCCGATCGCATCGAGGAGGTCAATGCCAAGATATTGCAGAAGATTATCGAGGACACCGACTTTGTAGCCGTTCTATTCT GTCCAGATCATGAAACATGCCCGCCCAGGGTTATGG ACAAACAGCAATGCCGCAAGTGCGCCAAGGCCTTGCAGGAGCTGGAGAATATTGACGACGAAGCTGACCAGCTGGGCATCGGGTTTGTGAAGATACACGACGAGGCTTTGGCCGACGAATACAATCTAGGCAACCTGCCAGCCTTGGTCTATTACCGCCACCAAACTCCAATCATATACGAAG GTGAACTTCAGCGAGAGGAGGACGTCTTGGAATGGTTGGTGCAAAATAAGTCGACGGGCGATGAAGATGATGTGATTGAAGACGTCACTTCGAAGACTCTGTCTACGCTGATCAGCAATATCGACAACCTGGTCGTGCTATTTT ATGATCATGGAAACGACGATTCGATGACTGTGTTGGAGGAGTTAGAGCAAATCGACGACGACTGCGACAAGCATGGCATTCAGTTTGTAAAAATCGATGATACCAAGGCTGCAGCCGATTACGGAATCGATTCG ATTCCGGCCATTGTTTACTTTGAAAAAGAAATTCCGAATGTGTACGACGGCGATCTCATGGACGAGGAGCAGATTCTGAAATGGTTGCTGGGACAGTTGGAACGGGATGAGATCGAGGACGTCACCGACGAAATGCTCGATACAATGATCAAAGAAGGACGCGTCATTGCCGTGCTGTTCT ACGACAACAACGACAAGAAGTCCCAGAAAGTACTCGAGGAGCTGGAAAACATTGACGACGAGTGCGACGCATTGGGCATTACTTTCGTGAAGATCGACAATCCCGAGGAGGCCGTTGAATATGGCATCAATAAAGTTCCTAAACTGATATACTTTGAAAAAGGCATTCCAACTATTTACGAGGGCAATCTGGAGGACGAGGAGAAGCTTCTAAAATGGCTAACAGACCAAACGAGTTCCGATCAAATCGAGGACATCACCGACGAAATGTTGGATTTAATTATTGAGAAAATGCCCCATGTTGCTGTTCTTTTCT acGACAAAGACCAAAAAAAGTCACAGAAGATCCTCGCAGAACTGGAAAACATCGACGATGAGTGCGATCAGAACGATATCGCCTTTGTCAAGATAGATGATGACAAGGAGGCAAAAGAATGGGGTATCGATGAGATACCATCGATTGTACTCTTTGAACGTGGAATTCCACACATCTACGAGGGTGATCTGATGAAAGAAGACGAACTGCTTGGCTGGTTGGTGCACCAGAAGCGCTATTCCGAAATTCCCGAGGTCACCGATGAGATGAAGGACAAGTTGGTCGAGAACACCGAGCACTTAGCGGTTATATTCT ACGACAAGGACGATAAGCAGGATATGCGCATCCTAAACGAACTGGAGAACATTGATGATGAACTGGAGAAGGAGGGCATTGTCATCGTCCGCATTGATAACGCTGCTGAAGCCAAGGAATACGGTCTCGATCATTTGCCGGCCCTTATCTACTTCGAAAACAAGATCCCGGCTCTTTATGAAGGCGATCTGATGAACGAGGATGAGGTGCTCGAGTGGCTTCTTGTCCAGAAAAAGACAGCTACTATCGAGGAGGTTACCGACGAGATCCTAGTCAATCTGATCAACGAACACGAATATGTCGTCGTCTTCTTCACGGGTCCCTGCGAACCCGGAGAGACCTGTGAGCACACTCTGAACGCCCTGGAAAGCATCGACGATGAATTGGATGAAGCTGGCATCATTTTTGTTACCACTGAGGATACCGGAATAGCTAAGAAATACAATGTCAAGACCTATCCACGCCTGGTTTTCTTTAGAAACCGTGATCCACTCCATTTCACCGGAGATCtagacgacgaggacgaggtgTTGGCCTGGATAACTGACGACGAGACCCTGGAAATTCCCGGAAAAATTGAGGAGGTCAATGTGAAGATGCTGGATAAGATCTTGGCTGAAAACGATCACGTCGTCGTATTCTTCT ACGCTGAGGGCGATAAGAAAGCACAGAAGATCCTCAACGAACTGGAGAACATCGATGACGAATGCGAGGAAAAAGACATTGACTTTGTAAAGACATCCGACGATGATATTGATAAGGAGTACGACCTGCCCGGTCTGCCGGCACTTGCATTTTATAGACATAAGTTTAGAACAATTTACACCG GTGACCTGATGAAGGAAGAGGAAATTCTTGAGTGGGTTATTGATTTGCACGAGTCTACTGCTGATGTCATTGAATCTGTCGATCGTAAAACCTTGCAAGTGCTGATCAACGATGTTGAGCACCTGGCTGTGTTCTTCT ATGACGATGAATGCGAATCGTGTTCTGACATCTTGGAGGAGTTGGAAAACATCGACGATGACACCGACAAGCACGGAATACAATTTGTCAAATCCAATGATGTTAAGCTGGCTCATGAAAttggcatttttgcatttccagCTTTGGTCTACTACGAGACCGGCGTCCCGATTATGTATGATG GTAAtctcaaaaatgaaaatcgtgtGCTGCAGTGGTTAGTCAATCAAAAGA GCAATGATGACGACGACAGTAAtgaaaaaattgtaaaattgcgCTATCCCAAAGAAAGCGATGAGGATAAACGAGAAAGATTAAAGCGTCTGCAGAATTCGATTCGCAATGAAAGATTACATAAGAAAAGACCGGACACTGATGATGACGAAAATGGGGATAACGAAGATGAAACAGGGGAGAAAGGTACTGAAAGGGCTGACGAAGACGAGGATGATGGAGATGGTAAAAATGGGGACGACGGGGATGACgaagataataataatgcgGACGAAGAGGATGACgaagaagatgatgatgacgaagAAGACGATGATGAAGATGACAATAACGACGACGAGAATGACGAAGAGAACATTAAAAAAGAGgaagatgaagaagaagataATGATGGCGACGAGGATGACGGGGAAGATGATGACGGGGAAGAGGACGACAAGGACGAGGATGACGCAGAAGATAATAACGATGACGACAAGGACAAGGATTACGCAGAAGATAATATTGATGATGACGAGGCTGACAAAGAAGATAATAATGATGACAACGAGGATGACGAAGAAGATAATAATaaggacgacgacgatgacgaagAAGATAATAATaaggacgacgacgatgaaGAAGAAGATAATAATaaggacgacgacgatgacgaagATGACAATGACGAAGGGGATAATAATGGAgatgacgaggacgacgaagaGAACGATGAAGATGAGAATGACAAGGAAGAAGATGAGGACGACAATGACAACGAAGATAATAAGGGACAGAatgatgaggacgaggatgacgGGGACGaagacgacgatgacgatgacaaAACAGACAATGAGGACGAGTATGATAACGGGGACGACAAGAATACAGATGACGCGGACGCAACAGGGGAGGACGACAATGAGAACGACGAAGAAGAAAAGGATATTAAGAGCAAACCAAAATATAGGCATACGGCCAAAGGTAGAACGATACACCGCCTTGCTGACCTTTGCTCAGGTCGGCTTATAGATGAAATAG ACTTGGGGAAAaggaattcaaataaaaaagcatTTAACCAAG ATGACGAATGTTTCTATGTTGGATTGGGTCATGACGGCCATTCAGCTAAGCGCGGCAACAATTTCGTGCCCAACGATTATAAACCATTCCAATGCTGTCCAACCAAATTGGAGAAGTCAACGAAAGTTCCTAAAATGACGGCCCAGAGAATCGGGCATAGCGAAGGTGATCAGGGTAAGCGTCCAAGCGGTGGCAACTTCCAGTTCGCCGGCCAGGCGTCCAGCAAATCGGCAACAAAGCCGGCGGCCACCAAGAAGCAGGCCAAGCTCTCCAAGGACACCGATAACgacgatgaggacgacgaggacaaGCCTCTGGTCAAGGTTTCCTATGCCAATAAGCGCTCGGGAGGAAGCAACAAGCCGCAGGCTGGCAAGAAGCCGGTAGCCAAGAGCCAGGGCAACGACGACCAGTCTCAGGAGGTGGAGAAGGTATCCAAGCAGAAGTCGTCAAAGAAGTCCGGCAAGCTGAATGTCAAATCCG GcataaattttttccaaaatcGACTAAAAAATTTGTATGATATCATTTTTCAGGATATCTCTCTGTGGGAGTAA